The segment TGTCGATCACTATATTGTAATACGAAGGTAATATAAACTTCAAATAACTTCATTGAATTCTGATCGATCGATCACATTTGATCGATGATGGcgtataattaaaataatttgttgtaaataatttgacaTTGTTTTCCTCTTttggatcaaaaaaaaagaattaactaTACCGCGTCGATAACACGCATAGTATTATACATTATTGTATTTGAAACGTTATTACTAATCTTTAGCAtctaagaaataaaattttatatttattcacgTAACTAGACAAGAGTAATGAAGTGAGGATATTATAGCACTcatcaataattttgaaattcgtACTGTCACTTTGATCACAAATTAGCAGTAAGTTAAAAAGagttattacaataaattactttattaaactCATTATGATAACAATTATACatgataaataatgaaaaaaaaatcggtaaaGTACCAATAATATTTGtgatttagtaaatattaactaattaattattatctaCTGATTTCGTACAAGGAAATATTCTACCAATGATGATTCTAAATGATCCAGCCCAACTATTTCCCTGTTCcgacatatatttatatatacaacgTAGATTATTTATGAGATGTAAAAaggaatataatataatgtatataggCGTGTAACCAGCTGATACAACTCGGCTCAAATAAAAGCtctattgattaaaaaaaaatattaaaatttaattaatgaaaaatattaatgtaaaaagaaattttcataCCTGAATAAATATTTCGGCAAGAtcatttatgaaaatattagtgatatttccaaaaaatattttacgttTTGCTGCATAAGATAAATTAGCATTAAAATTAAGATCTCGAATTCGTGATGGCACCTTTGATTTAAGCCAATTAAGCCTACAAGTTTGAATTTGTAACATCGATCCAAGTAATtctaaatgtaaaatattaactcCTGCTAGTATCGTGAATATTACtacaattatttgattatctttattatcttttaaccattttgaaaattttcgaTATTGCTTTATCGGCTGATCccccttaatttttttcaacccATTTTCTATTATATCTTTAATCTTATAAATCTGTTCTTTACTTTCTTCCCAAACATTACTACAATACCGATGGTTTTTCTTCTGTTCTTCTCGATTTTCTACGTAATCTTCATTATTTTGCGATAATTTAACTTGAATTGATTCCATACAACTGATAATATCTTTCAATTCTTCTTTAAGTTTGCGTTTGTTAGATATTTTTTCCTCATTTTTTATTcctaattcttttatatatttgttagtttttataaaatcaagttctttaactttttttaatatttctataagTTCGCTAAATCTTTTGAATTCTTTCATAAGAGCGTTAAATTCTTcgatattaatttcttttaatttttcttttagtttaaTACGTTCTAGTTCTATAAGTTTGATTAAATCTTCTGTAAATTTGATgacttcttttaattcttttgtgAAATTTTCAACTTGATCTATTTTTTCTAAGAGTTTCTTAACTTGTTGcaagttttttataatagattttactTCCTTcaatttaatttcttcttgaCTCTCTAATTTACTTATAAGATCATTagcatcttttaattttttcgtaattcctttaaattcatttaaatcatctttaactttttttagcTCAACTTTAGCTTTTTTTAATACCATTGTAATTTCGTTATTAACTATTTGTAACTTTTCTTTGTGATCGCTGTGATTATTACCTTTTTCTAATAGATCATCGTAACTGTCTAATATgtctaataattctttaactttttttaataattttgcaaaGTCATTTGAATCAAATCTCGTGAGCTCATTTAATACAATAACAAATGCAAAACATAAATTTACGATAAATGGAAATGTCACGAAGAAAAGACTTTGAGAtggaaaaggaaaagaaaaaaaaaattattgtaagtaatttttttttcgttttaacGTTAATTTCACTATATTTAAAACTTGTTTTACCTTgtagtaaatatattttcaacgGCTCCTGCATCTcttctaataaaaagaatagtCATCGTAAATTTTGCAATAGAGATACCACATTCAATAATTGCAAATGAAttaaactgaaaataaaatatcatttgtCAGCAATTAGTTTTtacttcaattaaaaattacagtaattatattttttttttatataccatAAAAGCAATTATGATcaataatattgtatatataactAAACCAATAAGGCTCATCAAATATTTATCTATCCAACTGGCTGTTTatacaaaaacaaataatattaaattttgttatatgaGATAAGATTCTTtcatacgaaaaaaaaaaatggattctTACGTAAGATTTTATATCCATATTCATGATccaaataatttgaatattctCCAGAACCAATAACAGTTATaagtttattctttattaaagtATCTAAATCTTCAGCGATTGAATTATCTGACTTTTCATCTTTATTCTtagctttttttatattaatagcCAAAATGTATTGTTCAGGTGAAACTGAAGTATCAATTTCATATCTTTCATTTGTTGTTATTCGTTCTGAACCAACAGGGACCGCTTTGGCTAATTCTGatgttaaattatcaaaaaattctttacgtTTAAGTTTATCAtgtttaaaacttttaaaataagtgGTTCCGTCTGAAGTCAATCGAACTTTTCCGTTAATACTGGAGTCAATCATATCtttaattttctctttcaaattgGATTTACTTGAAACACTTTCGTTTTctgtaaaagaaaattttcaagaaaaaatggTCATATtcgtaaatataatttttttttttcgttttattttttttcgttcaaaataagagaaattttatatagaactTACTTGTTATAAAACTCCAACCACTATTTTGTATACCAATGATAGGTTCTTggtaatttctattttttacaAAACCATTGTCAATTAAAACATAATACTTTGCATTAGGCTGATTAAAAGTACTATCAATCACTGTGATTTCAATGGTAAAGTCATCGATATATCTTACAAATTCTCCATTATTATTGCTTATAGAAGTGATTTGACGTATAATACCATTCCCAGTACCATCATCTTGTAAAATTGTAACATTATAATTCGGTGATAAATCAACTtgatcataatatttaatcgtAAATATTTTGGTTTCAGATGGGTCGATAATTGCGTTAACTTCTGGAATTGTAGCAttgatttgtaaattttcaaaaccaTTATCTAGTAATATATaagtaaagttaaaaaataaagttaataattatttaggaattaaaattttttttttttcgtttgaaTCATTTTACCTCGTGCTCCCTCGATTCTACTTAAATCAATGGAGATTAAAGACCAACTTTGACCAACTTCCGGTTGAGGA is part of the Rhizophagus irregularis chromosome 2, complete sequence genome and harbors:
- a CDS encoding uncharacterized protein (SECRETED:cutsite_VKS-SI; SECRETED:prob_0.9171); SECRETED:SignalP(1-20) translates to MRLNLILFLSILLVILPVKSSIITYEEKQIKTPNVMNIKNFDDGTIVIRIAHDVNYTTPPRTCFEESFSIRTIYPDGTIKEFDISLDIQPFNFCILSKIKFYPIKRNLLFVTFVVAADVNNPYSYDDWGLIVDLDGVIHNKSKLGSSFVNPNTNEWSPDQDSTITLNVHRDDGFLRTTPITNSTGFALQQYKIDENNAIQLLGETIIEYPTGHPIGTVATTNGGYAIIYPNITMSTIPFSPQMKLYGIFLEYGKNIIQEPVILYQTRAPILEVTLINCDFAYIGVGQTCILTLNTAQGQNTFVKVDFLSSGTAYDVKAFQSPGGVNYNIKSLRYGGYFLYYTQPIVNDATRLNLYGFILDTNGIQYSWGLPYPTLTNSEADITILPNNTLIIPQPEVGQSWSLISIDLSRIEGARDNGFENLQINATIPEVNAIIDPSETKIFTIKYYDQVDLSPNYNVTILQDDGTGNGIIRQITSISNNNGEFVRYIDDFTIEITVIDSTFNQPNAKYYVLIDNGFVKNRNYQEPIIGIQNSGWSFITKNESVSSKSNLKEKIKDMIDSSINGKVRLTSDGTTYFKSFKHDKLKRKEFFDNLTSELAKAVPVGSERITTNERYEIDTSVSPEQYILAINIKKAKNKDEKSDNSIAEDLDTLIKNKLITVIGSGEYSNYLDHEYGYKILPSWIDKYLMSLIGLVIYTILLIIIAFMFNSFAIIECGISIAKFTMTILFIRRDAGAVENIFTTSLFFVTFPFIVNLCFAFVIVLNELTRFDSNDFAKLLKKVKELLDILDSYDDLLEKGNNHSDHKEKLQIVNNEITMVLKKAKVELKKVKDDLNEFKGITKKLKDANDLISKLESQEEIKLKEVKSIIKNLQQVKKLLEKIDQVENFTKELKEVIKFTEDLIKLIELERIKLKEKLKEINIEEFNALMKEFKRFSELIEILKKVKELDFIKTNKYIKELGIKNEEKISNKRKLKEELKDIISCMESIQVKLSQNNEDYVENREEQKKNHRYCSNVWEESKEQIYKIKDIIENGLKKIKGDQPIKQYRKFSKWLKDNKDNQIIVVIFTILAGVNILHLELLGSMLQIQTCRLNWLKSKVPSRIRDLNFNANLSYAAKRKIFFGNITNIFINDLAEIFIQSFYLSRVVSAGYTPIYIILYSFLHLINNLRCIYKYMSEQGNSWAGSFRIIIGRIFPCTKSVDNN